A DNA window from Coregonus clupeaformis isolate EN_2021a unplaced genomic scaffold, ASM2061545v1 scaf1390, whole genome shotgun sequence contains the following coding sequences:
- the LOC123481040 gene encoding potassium voltage-gated channel subfamily G member 4-like: MFIVETVCVAWFSLEWILRFIQARSKLEFIRGPLNVIDAMAILPYYVSLVVDEDDPGLDHEKAGGTSYLDKLGLVLRILRALRILYVMRLARHSLGLQTLGLTVRKSTREFGLLLLFLCVAVTLFSPLVHLAESELTEAQDFSSIPASYWWAIISMTTVGYGDMVPRSIPGQVVALSSILSGILIMAFPATSIFHMFSKSYQELKQEHDRLFKEECAAAAALAAASREGQEGSEDFPPPGLRHICPDTESTRSLESLLGNGGMVAGNNQHSHSPRLPAGAF; encoded by the coding sequence ATGTTCATCGTGGAGACGGTGTGCGTGGCCTGGTTCTCCCTGGAGTGGATCCTGCGCTTCATCCAGGCTCGCAGCAAGCTGGAGTTCATCCGCGGGCCCCTCAACGTAATCGACGCCATGGCCATCCTGCCTTACTATGTGTCCCTGGTGGTGGATGAGGATGATCCGGGCCTGGACCATGAGAAGGCTGGGGGGACCAGCTACCTGGATAAGCTGGGCTTGGTGCTGCGGATCCTGAGGGCCCTGAGGATCCTGTATGTGATGAGGCTGGCCCGTCACTCTCTGGGCCTGCAGACCCTGGGCCTGACGGTGAGGAAGAGCACCAGAGAGTTTGGCCTGTTGCTGCTCTTCCTGTGTGTGGCCGTCACCCTCTTCTCTCCGCTGGTCCACCTGGCCGAGAGCGAGCTGACCGAAGCCCAGGACTTCAGCAGCATACCAGCCTCCTATTGGTGGGCCATCATCTCCATGACGACAGTGGGCTACGGCGACATGGTGCCACGCAGCATCCCGGGCCAGGTGGTGGCGCTGAGCAGCATTCTGAGTGGCATCCTCATCATGGCCTTCCCTGCCACCTCCATCTTCCACATGTTCTCTAAGAGCTACCAGGAGCTCAAGCAGGAGCACGACCGCCTGTTCAAAGAGGAGTGTGCGGCTGCAGCGGCCCTGGCGGCAGCCAGCAGGGAGGGTCAGGAGGGGAGCGAGGACTTCCCGCCCCCAGGGCTGCGCCACATATGCCCAGACACTGAGAGCACTCGCTCCCTGGAGTCCCTGCTGGGGAACGGTGGCATGGTCGCAGGGAATAACCAGCATAGCCACAGCCCCAGGCTGCCAGCAGGAGCcttctag